A window of Saccharomyces paradoxus chromosome XIII, complete sequence contains these coding sequences:
- the RAD14 gene encoding DNA repair protein RAD14 (Protein that recognizes and binds damaged DNA during NER~similar to YMR201C): MGKIRPSIRKQDYIEYDFATMQNLNGGYINPKDKLPNPGFADDQEAESEFGSKKQKTLQDWKREQLERKMLYENAPPPEHISKAPKCIECHINIEMDPILHDVFKLQVCKQCAKEHPEKYALLTKTECREDYFLTDPELNDEDLFRRLEKPNPHSGTFARMQLFVRCEVEAFAFKKWGGEEGLDKEWQRREEGKAHRREKKYEKKIKEMRLKTRAQEYTNRLREKKHGKAHIHHFSAPIDGGIDEDGYQVQRRRCTDCGLETEEIDI, translated from the coding sequence TGGTGGTTATATCAACCCTAAGGACAAGCTTCCAAATCCTGGGTTTGCCGACGACCAAGAGGCTGAATCTGAGTTTGGATctaaaaagcaaaagacATTACAAGACTGGAAAAGAGAGCAACTTGAACGTAAAATGCTGTACGAAAATGCTCCACCCCCGGAGCATATTTCAAAGGCGCCGAAATGTATTGAATGCCATATTAATATTGAGATGGATCCTATACTACACGACGTCTTCAAGTTACAAGTTTGTAAACAGTGTGCCAAAGAACATCCAGAAAAGTATGCACTACTAACGAAAACAGAATGTAGGGAAGATTACTTTTTAACAGACCCTGAATTGAATGATGAGGATCTCTTCCGTAGACTAGAAAAGCCGAACCCTCACTCGGGTACATTTGCGAGAATGCAATTATTTGTTAGGTGTGAAGTGGAGGCCTTTGCATTCAAGAAATGGGGCGGAGAAGAAGGCTTAGATAAGGAATGGCAACGTCgtgaagaaggaaaagccCATAGAAGGgagaaaaaatacgaaaagaaaatcaaggAAATGCGACTGAAAACAAGGGCTCAAGAATATACTAATAGATTAAGAGAGAAAAAGCATGGTAAAGCGCACATTCATCATTTTAGTGCCCCAATTGATGGAGGGATTGATGAAGACGGTTATCAGGTTCAAAGACGAAGATGTACAGACTGCGGGCTAGAAACTGAAGAGATTGACATTTAA